A genome region from Flavobacterium sp. CFS9 includes the following:
- a CDS encoding rhodanese-like domain-containing protein gives MKIEQIYTGCLAQGAYYITSNGEAAIIDPLREIQPYLDRLERDQVKLKYIFETHFHADFVSGHVDLSKETQAPIVYGPNAACEFDCISAKDGQEFKIGNITIKALHTPGHTMESTTYLLIDENGKDHAIFSGDTLFIGDVGRPDLAQKAAGMTQDQLAGILYHSLRDKIMTLADDVIVYPAHGAGSACGKNMSKETVSTIGNQKANNYALRANMTEAEFITEVTDGLLPPPAYFSMNVAMNKQGYESFETVLYNGMKTIKAEEFEAVAEETGALILDTRSAANFSKGFIPQSINIGINGDFAPWVGTLIGDVKQPIILVTETGLEEETVTRLSRVGFDSIIGHLEGGFEAWQKAGYEVDTVNRITAQQFSNEFKFGEDKVIDIRKETEYAAEHIEDAYSKPLAYINDWVKDINPNEHFYLHCAGGYRSMIAASILQARGFRNFSEIEGGFGAISKTETPKSDFVCQSKVLK, from the coding sequence ATGAAAATAGAACAAATTTACACCGGATGCCTTGCGCAGGGTGCCTATTATATTACTTCAAATGGCGAAGCCGCAATTATTGATCCGTTAAGAGAAATTCAGCCCTACTTAGACCGTTTAGAGCGCGATCAGGTAAAATTGAAATATATTTTTGAAACGCATTTTCACGCCGATTTTGTTTCGGGACATGTTGATTTAAGCAAAGAAACTCAGGCACCAATCGTTTACGGACCAAATGCTGCCTGCGAATTTGACTGTATTTCGGCAAAGGACGGACAAGAATTTAAAATTGGAAATATCACCATCAAAGCGCTGCACACTCCGGGTCATACCATGGAAAGTACCACTTATTTACTGATTGATGAAAACGGAAAAGATCATGCTATTTTCTCCGGAGATACTTTATTTATCGGAGATGTTGGACGCCCTGATCTGGCTCAGAAAGCAGCCGGAATGACACAGGACCAGTTAGCCGGAATTTTATATCATTCGTTACGTGATAAAATTATGACTTTGGCTGATGATGTAATCGTTTATCCTGCGCATGGTGCGGGAAGCGCTTGCGGAAAAAACATGAGCAAAGAAACGGTTTCAACTATAGGAAATCAAAAAGCAAACAACTATGCTTTGCGTGCTAATATGACCGAAGCCGAATTTATTACAGAAGTCACCGACGGATTATTACCTCCTCCTGCCTATTTCAGTATGAATGTGGCGATGAACAAACAAGGTTACGAAAGTTTTGAAACGGTTTTGTACAATGGAATGAAAACCATAAAAGCAGAGGAATTTGAAGCCGTAGCCGAAGAAACTGGGGCTTTGATTCTGGATACCAGAAGTGCTGCTAATTTTAGCAAAGGATTCATTCCGCAATCTATTAATATTGGAATCAATGGTGATTTTGCTCCTTGGGTCGGAACTTTAATTGGTGATGTAAAACAGCCTATTATATTGGTAACCGAAACCGGTCTTGAAGAAGAAACCGTAACCCGTTTAAGCCGTGTAGGATTTGACTCGATTATTGGTCATTTAGAAGGCGGTTTTGAAGCCTGGCAAAAAGCAGGTTACGAAGTAGACACCGTAAACAGAATCACTGCTCAACAATTTTCAAATGAGTTCAAATTCGGAGAAGATAAAGTAATCGACATTCGAAAAGAAACGGAATATGCTGCAGAGCACATCGAAGACGCTTACAGCAAACCATTGGCATATATTAATGACTGGGTAAAAGACATTAACCCGAACGAACATTTTTATCTGCATTGCGCCGGAGGATATCGCAGTATGATTGCTGCTTCGATTTTACAGGCTCGCGGTTTCAGAAATTTTAGCGAAATTGAAGGCGGCTTTGGAGCCATTTCTAAAACAGAAACTCCAAAATCAGATTTTGTTTGTCAAAGTAAAGTGTTAAAATAA
- the cydB gene encoding cytochrome d ubiquinol oxidase subunit II: protein MEFFWYVVLMGILAVYIVLDGYDFGAGIIHLFFAKTEKDKKAITNAIGPFWDANEVWIIAAGGVLFFAFPTLYASSFSGFYLPLIMILWLLIFRAIGLEMRGQVHHPMWEAIWDKAFGMASLLLALFFGIALGNIVRGVNLGMVTNGVSTQEAHYFFLPLWNPTFSPQASELGIIDWFTLFLGIVSVVSLTIHGANWIIFKTNSALNPQLKNVVFKLNIVLLVLVCISLQIWHFIEPKPFHNFVENPILWFFPLMTFVGILGLFKVRSWKKDGYGFLFSSLFLVGGFASTAVSIFPNVLPSTNNVNPSLTIYNTAAHEYGLSAGMSWFFIALFLVIVYFVIQYKVFSGKMDDIGYGEH from the coding sequence ATGGAATTTTTTTGGTACGTAGTTTTAATGGGAATTTTGGCTGTTTATATTGTATTAGACGGTTATGATTTTGGAGCAGGAATTATTCATTTATTTTTTGCCAAAACAGAAAAAGATAAAAAAGCAATTACCAACGCTATTGGTCCGTTTTGGGATGCCAACGAAGTTTGGATTATTGCTGCGGGAGGTGTTTTATTTTTTGCTTTTCCTACTTTGTATGCTTCTTCTTTTAGCGGATTTTATTTGCCTTTAATCATGATTTTATGGTTACTGATCTTTCGTGCCATTGGTTTGGAAATGCGCGGACAGGTGCATCATCCCATGTGGGAAGCAATCTGGGATAAGGCATTCGGAATGGCGAGTTTGCTTTTGGCTTTGTTCTTCGGAATTGCTTTAGGAAATATTGTACGCGGTGTCAATCTTGGAATGGTGACCAACGGTGTTTCCACTCAGGAAGCACATTATTTCTTTTTGCCTTTGTGGAATCCAACGTTTAGTCCACAGGCAAGTGAATTGGGGATTATCGACTGGTTTACACTTTTCCTCGGGATTGTGAGTGTAGTTTCCTTAACCATTCACGGTGCGAACTGGATTATTTTTAAAACCAATTCAGCTTTGAACCCGCAGCTTAAAAATGTAGTTTTTAAATTGAATATTGTCCTGCTGGTTTTGGTATGTATTTCATTGCAGATCTGGCACTTTATTGAGCCAAAGCCTTTTCATAATTTTGTAGAAAATCCAATTCTTTGGTTTTTTCCATTGATGACTTTTGTTGGAATTTTAGGATTATTCAAAGTACGTTCCTGGAAAAAAGACGGCTACGGATTTTTATTCTCCTCTTTGTTTTTGGTAGGTGGATTTGCTTCAACAGCCGTTTCGATTTTCCCGAATGTTTTGCCCTCTACGAATAATGTAAATCCGTCCTTAACCATTTACAACACTGCGGCTCATGAATACGGACTGAGTGCCGGGATGAGCTGGTTTTTCATTGCCTTGTTTTTAGTGATTGTCTATTTTGTTATTCAATATAAGGTTTTTAGTGGGAAGATGGATGATATTGGGTATGGGGAGCATTAG
- a CDS encoding rhodanese-like domain-containing protein — MNLSQEDWVNQLAADENAVILDVRTEDEFNDGYIENAVNIDINKGQGFIYEIEELDKNKNYYVYCRSGARSAKACQIMNELGISNAYNLLGGILDWEGETVNP; from the coding sequence ATGAATTTATCACAAGAAGATTGGGTTAATCAGCTGGCTGCTGACGAGAATGCAGTTATACTGGACGTAAGAACTGAAGACGAATTTAATGACGGCTACATTGAAAATGCCGTAAACATCGACATTAATAAAGGACAAGGGTTTATTTATGAAATCGAAGAACTTGATAAAAACAAAAATTATTATGTGTATTGCCGTTCTGGTGCCAGAAGCGCCAAAGCATGTCAGATTATGAATGAGTTAGGGATTAGTAATGCCTACAATTTGCTTGGTGGAATTCTGGATTGGGAAGGTGAAACCGTAAATCCATAA
- a CDS encoding YeeE/YedE family protein — translation MLEILKEPWPWYVSGPLIGLTVPILLILGNKSFGISSSLRHICAACIPANISFFKYDWKKESWNLFFVFGIFLGGVIAAYFLANPNPIEISPELSTKLAVYGITDYNGSVPAQLFSWESLLTLRGFIMIVVGGFLVGFGTRYAGGCTSGHAIMGLSNLQWPSLVATICFMIGGFVMTLLILPYILSL, via the coding sequence ATGCTTGAAATCTTAAAAGAACCTTGGCCTTGGTACGTTTCCGGGCCGCTTATCGGATTAACTGTTCCTATTTTATTGATTCTCGGAAATAAATCTTTCGGAATCAGTTCTTCACTTCGTCACATTTGCGCGGCTTGTATTCCCGCCAATATTTCTTTCTTTAAATACGACTGGAAAAAAGAAAGCTGGAATTTATTTTTCGTTTTTGGAATTTTCCTGGGTGGAGTTATTGCGGCTTACTTCCTGGCAAATCCAAATCCAATAGAAATTAGTCCCGAGTTATCAACAAAATTAGCTGTCTATGGAATCACCGATTATAACGGTTCGGTTCCTGCACAATTATTTTCCTGGGAAAGTTTATTAACTCTTCGCGGATTCATTATGATTGTAGTGGGAGGATTCTTAGTTGGTTTCGGAACGCGTTATGCCGGCGGATGTACAAGCGGGCACGCAATTATGGGATTATCAAATCTGCAATGGCCATCATTAGTAGCGACCATCTGCTTTATGATTGGCGGTTTTGTAATGACACTTTTGATCTTACCTTATATTCTTTCACTTTAA
- a CDS encoding cytochrome ubiquinol oxidase subunit I: MEEMLFYDRMQFAFTITFHYLFPQLTMGLSLIIVYFKWKYLKTKKEQYNHATHFWMKIFALNFAMGVVTGIPMEFQFGTNWAKFSELTGGIVGQTLAMEGMFSFFLESSFLGLFLFGEKLLGHKWHFVTGLLICIGSWASGYLIIATHSWMQNPVGYEILENGKFVLTNFKALFLNPWLWPSYLHNQAASLITSSFVVAGIGSFYILSKKNIVFGKLFLKTGVIFGLISSMIVAVPTGDLLAKNVVKYQPVTFAAMEGIFHTEKKGSEIVLIGQPDVKDKKLDNKIAVPNILSFLTYGNWEQEIKGLDQFEEDLHPTNISGLYYAYHIMVGLGTLFIGLMSLALFQLIRGKLYETKWILWSLLFMMPFPYIANTTGWYTAELGRQPWLVYNLMRTAAGASPTVSSGNTLFTLLGFIGLYLLLGMLFLLLIGKIINKGPHTEVLTENI; the protein is encoded by the coding sequence ATGGAAGAAATGCTTTTTTATGACCGAATGCAATTCGCCTTCACGATTACTTTTCACTATCTTTTTCCGCAACTTACAATGGGTCTTTCGCTGATCATTGTGTATTTCAAATGGAAATATCTTAAAACTAAAAAAGAACAATACAATCACGCCACCCATTTCTGGATGAAAATCTTCGCGTTGAATTTTGCGATGGGGGTGGTAACCGGAATTCCGATGGAGTTTCAATTTGGAACCAACTGGGCAAAATTCTCCGAGTTAACAGGAGGAATCGTTGGTCAGACATTAGCCATGGAAGGCATGTTTTCGTTTTTTCTGGAATCCTCTTTTTTAGGTCTGTTTTTGTTTGGAGAAAAATTACTGGGACATAAATGGCATTTTGTTACGGGATTACTAATCTGTATCGGTTCCTGGGCAAGTGGTTACTTAATTATTGCAACACATTCGTGGATGCAGAATCCGGTAGGGTATGAGATTCTGGAGAACGGGAAATTTGTACTGACCAATTTCAAAGCGCTGTTTTTAAATCCGTGGCTATGGCCGTCCTATCTGCACAATCAGGCAGCTTCTTTAATTACAAGTTCTTTTGTTGTGGCAGGAATTGGTTCTTTTTATATTTTAAGCAAAAAGAATATTGTTTTCGGAAAACTGTTTCTTAAAACAGGAGTAATCTTCGGATTGATTTCTAGTATGATTGTAGCTGTTCCAACGGGAGATTTACTGGCCAAAAATGTGGTGAAATACCAGCCGGTAACTTTTGCAGCAATGGAAGGAATTTTTCATACCGAGAAAAAAGGTTCCGAAATTGTTTTAATTGGTCAGCCCGATGTGAAAGACAAAAAACTGGACAATAAAATTGCCGTACCTAATATTTTAAGTTTCCTGACTTATGGAAATTGGGAGCAGGAAATAAAAGGTCTCGATCAGTTTGAAGAAGATCTTCATCCCACTAATATTTCAGGATTATACTATGCCTATCATATTATGGTAGGACTTGGAACGCTTTTTATTGGTTTGATGTCCCTAGCCTTGTTTCAATTGATCAGAGGTAAATTGTATGAAACCAAATGGATTCTCTGGTCCTTGCTCTTCATGATGCCATTTCCTTATATTGCCAATACTACCGGATGGTACACGGCCGAATTGGGAAGACAGCCATGGCTTGTTTATAATTTGATGCGAACGGCAGCCGGAGCATCTCCAACCGTATCTTCCGGAAACACACTGTTTACCTTACTGGGTTTTATAGGATTGTATCTTTTACTGGGAATGCTTTTTTTGCTTTTGATTGGAAAAATTATCAATAAAGGACCTCACACTGAAGTCTTAACTGAAAATATATAA
- a CDS encoding GNAT family N-acetyltransferase, whose translation MDYQIKKASIEDLNETAQLFDLYRVFYRQKSDVEAGKSFLKERLLHNESDIFLAIADGKAVGFVQLYKLFSSTKMQRLWLLNDLFVHPDYRGKGFSVALIDRSKEWCEETNACGLMLETEKTNDIGNQLYPRCGFEYDGGHNYYYWWK comes from the coding sequence ATGGATTACCAAATCAAAAAAGCAAGTATTGAAGATCTTAATGAAACAGCCCAACTTTTTGACCTTTACCGCGTTTTCTATCGTCAGAAATCAGATGTTGAAGCAGGCAAATCATTTCTTAAAGAACGATTGCTGCATAATGAGTCGGATATTTTTTTAGCAATTGCAGACGGAAAAGCAGTTGGTTTTGTGCAGCTCTATAAATTATTCAGCTCTACTAAAATGCAAAGACTATGGTTGTTAAATGATCTTTTTGTACATCCGGATTACAGAGGCAAAGGATTTTCTGTGGCATTGATTGATCGCAGTAAAGAATGGTGTGAGGAAACAAATGCTTGTGGTTTGATGCTGGAAACCGAAAAAACAAATGATATTGGCAACCAATTATATCCGCGTTGTGGTTTTGAATACGATGGCGGGCATAACTATTATTATTGGTGGAAGTAA
- a CDS encoding sulfite exporter TauE/SafE family protein: MEYLGYFASIIIGISLGLIGGGGSILTIPILVYLFKVNPEQATSYSLFIVGLTAMFGSYSHYKMGNLKLKSALYFAIPSVISILIIREVIFPQIASTLFSIASYSVSKDFLIMIIFSVLMITAAISMIRKNKPEIKATETNYLQLSLIGFLVGIVTGFLGAGGGFLIIPALLFFANLPMKQAVGTSLLIITINSSIGFGGDLYIGTPIDYTFLLGVSAMALFGMFIGSQLSKKIDGPKLKPIFGWFVLVMGFYIITKEVLF; this comes from the coding sequence ATGGAATATTTGGGATATTTTGCTTCGATTATTATCGGAATTTCACTGGGCCTTATTGGCGGTGGCGGGTCTATACTTACTATTCCGATTTTGGTGTATTTGTTCAAAGTAAATCCGGAGCAGGCTACTTCTTATTCTTTATTTATAGTGGGATTAACTGCAATGTTTGGGAGTTACAGTCATTACAAAATGGGGAATCTTAAACTTAAATCAGCCTTATATTTTGCGATTCCTTCGGTAATTTCTATTCTAATTATTCGGGAAGTTATTTTTCCTCAAATTGCTTCTACTCTGTTTTCTATCGCTTCGTATTCGGTTTCCAAAGATTTTCTCATCATGATTATCTTCTCGGTATTGATGATTACGGCAGCCATTTCGATGATCCGAAAAAACAAACCCGAAATAAAAGCAACCGAAACCAATTATCTTCAATTAAGCCTGATTGGTTTTTTAGTTGGAATTGTGACTGGCTTTTTAGGTGCCGGAGGTGGCTTTTTAATTATCCCTGCACTGCTTTTCTTTGCCAATTTACCCATGAAACAAGCCGTGGGAACCTCTCTACTAATTATTACCATCAATTCTTCAATAGGTTTTGGCGGTGATTTGTATATCGGAACTCCTATCGATTATACTTTTTTATTAGGGGTTTCCGCAATGGCACTCTTTGGAATGTTTATAGGAAGTCAGCTTTCTAAAAAAATCGATGGTCCAAAACTAAAACCGATTTTTGGATGGTTTGTTCTCGTAATGGGATTTTATATTATTACAAAGGAAGTTTTGTTTTAA
- a CDS encoding N-acetyltransferase family protein — MNHTTENLILRKAVSSDVPVIWEILQDAIEQRRLDGSTQWQDGYPNELTIHTDIENDHGYVLTENDIILSYAAILFDKEPAYEAIEGQWLTDGDYTAIHRVAVSKLAKGKGIATKLFEKIERFSIEHNIHSIKVDTNFDNIPMLKILDRLKYTYCGEVFFRGGARKAFEKKLI, encoded by the coding sequence ATGAACCACACAACAGAAAATTTAATATTAAGAAAAGCCGTTAGTTCTGACGTCCCTGTCATCTGGGAAATTCTGCAAGACGCTATTGAACAGCGAAGACTAGACGGAAGCACACAATGGCAGGACGGTTACCCTAATGAGCTTACGATTCATACCGATATCGAAAACGATCATGGGTACGTACTTACTGAAAACGACATTATCTTATCTTATGCCGCAATTCTTTTTGATAAAGAACCGGCCTACGAAGCCATAGAAGGTCAATGGCTCACTGATGGAGATTATACTGCGATTCATCGGGTAGCCGTATCGAAACTGGCAAAAGGTAAAGGCATTGCCACAAAGCTATTTGAAAAAATAGAGCGTTTTTCTATTGAACACAACATACACAGTATAAAGGTAGATACAAATTTTGACAACATTCCAATGTTAAAAATTTTAGACCGACTGAAATACACCTATTGTGGTGAAGTTTTTTTCAGAGGAGGAGCACGAAAAGCCTTTGAAAAAAAACTGATTTAG
- a CDS encoding DUF6691 family protein yields the protein MSLENKTIDSEGINASQKKETVFGNLKYLIVGIFFGILFVKTEIISWFRIQEMFHLESFHMYGVIGCAVAVGVISVFLIKKFNIKTLQGEKIEIQPKTFSKGQIYGGLLFGFGWAITGACPGPLFAQIGTGATVIIVTLISAIFGTWVYGLIKDKLPH from the coding sequence ATGAGTTTAGAAAATAAAACTATCGACAGCGAAGGAATCAATGCAAGCCAGAAAAAAGAAACCGTATTTGGAAATCTTAAATATTTAATTGTTGGTATCTTTTTCGGAATCCTATTCGTAAAAACTGAAATCATCAGCTGGTTCCGTATTCAGGAAATGTTCCATCTTGAATCGTTTCATATGTATGGCGTAATCGGATGTGCAGTTGCTGTTGGAGTAATCTCCGTATTTCTTATTAAAAAGTTCAACATAAAAACATTACAAGGCGAAAAAATCGAAATTCAGCCGAAAACGTTCAGCAAAGGGCAAATTTATGGTGGATTGTTATTTGGTTTTGGATGGGCGATTACTGGAGCTTGTCCGGGTCCCCTATTTGCTCAAATCGGGACAGGTGCCACCGTTATTATCGTAACCCTGATAAGTGCCATCTTTGGAACTTGGGTTTATGGTCTTATTAAAGATAAATTGCCTCATTAA
- a CDS encoding Crp/Fnr family transcriptional regulator, protein MLKDIFPNFSNDLITAIENNASPQDFEAGTILMRTGQYIKNTVLITKGKIKIYREGEDGGEFLMYYLQPGQACAISMICTAKSEKSQIMAKVVEDVSVIMIPLQLMDKWMMEHRTWYEFVIDTYRSRFEEVLEVVDNIAFRSMDERLEFYLKRHSDACGCSEVNLSHQEIATELNTSREVISRLLKKMEQRGLVKLNRNQIELLK, encoded by the coding sequence ATGTTAAAAGATATATTTCCTAACTTTTCCAACGACCTTATTACGGCAATTGAAAACAACGCAAGTCCGCAGGATTTTGAAGCGGGAACCATTTTAATGCGCACCGGACAGTACATTAAAAATACGGTGTTAATTACTAAAGGGAAAATTAAAATCTATCGCGAAGGGGAAGATGGCGGTGAGTTTTTGATGTATTATTTACAACCCGGACAAGCTTGTGCCATTTCGATGATCTGCACGGCCAAGAGCGAAAAGAGTCAGATTATGGCAAAAGTTGTCGAAGACGTTTCGGTTATCATGATTCCGCTGCAATTGATGGACAAATGGATGATGGAACACAGAACCTGGTATGAGTTTGTAATTGATACCTATCGAAGCCGTTTTGAAGAAGTTTTGGAAGTCGTTGACAATATTGCTTTCCGATCTATGGACGAGCGTTTGGAATTTTATCTCAAAAGACATTCTGATGCCTGCGGATGCTCTGAAGTAAATCTGTCTCATCAGGAAATTGCAACCGAATTGAATACGTCCAGAGAGGTAATCTCCCGACTCCTCAAAAAAATGGAGCAACGCGGTCTGGTTAAACTGAATCGTAATCAGATTGAGTTGTTGAAGTAA
- a CDS encoding HD family hydrolase yields the protein MNTEDLLHQIAFIKEIDKVKYIQRKTKLFHSDRNENDAEHSWHLALMAIVLAEYSDAPIDVLKVVKMVLIHDIVEIDAGDTFIYDSQKSHSNTDEERLAANRIFGLLPKKQAEELIAIWEEFEAGETNEAKFARSMDRLEPLLQNTSNNGGTWKEFDVSYEKVYEKKSVIKEGSKTLWNYAEGLINESVEKGILKKD from the coding sequence ATGAATACAGAAGATTTATTGCATCAGATTGCTTTTATAAAAGAAATTGATAAAGTGAAATACATTCAGCGAAAAACGAAGCTGTTTCATAGTGACCGAAATGAAAATGATGCAGAGCACAGCTGGCATTTGGCTTTAATGGCAATTGTTTTGGCAGAGTATTCAGATGCCCCGATTGATGTTTTGAAAGTCGTGAAAATGGTTTTGATACACGATATTGTAGAAATTGATGCTGGTGATACCTTTATATATGATTCACAAAAAAGTCATTCTAATACTGATGAAGAACGATTGGCAGCGAATCGTATTTTTGGTTTGCTTCCGAAAAAACAGGCGGAGGAATTAATTGCCATTTGGGAAGAATTTGAAGCAGGTGAAACCAACGAAGCTAAATTTGCGAGATCGATGGATCGTTTAGAACCTTTATTGCAGAATACTTCTAACAATGGCGGAACCTGGAAAGAGTTCGATGTAAGTTATGAAAAAGTATACGAGAAAAAGAGCGTGATAAAAGAAGGTTCTAAAACGCTATGGAATTATGCCGAAGGATTAATTAATGAAAGTGTTGAAAAAGGAATTTTGAAGAAAGACTAA
- a CDS encoding NADP-dependent glyceraldehyde-3-phosphate dehydrogenase, producing MSLIPEEFQIKNLINQDTYLVNGELKPWTGQTTPVFSTISSTEKYTPTLLGSIPFMEEKEAAEVVEAANAAYNKGQGLWPTMKVVDRIKCMENFVKQMKETREEVVKLLMWEIGKNLGDSQKEFDRTVEYIQDTIDSYKELNGRSSHFEKVQGVNAMIRRGPLGVVLCLGPYNYPLNETFSLLIPALIMGNTVIFKPAKHGVLCISPLLEAFRSSFPKGVINIVYGRGREVASPIMKSGKIDVLALIGNSKSAIALQDQHPNKNRLRLILGLEAKNPAIILPDADLDLAIQECITGSLSFNGQRCTALKVLYVHESIAEEFNKRFAEKVDSLAFGNPWEKGVSLTPLPETDKPKYIQGLIDDALHKGAKVLNEKGGKHSENYIFPAVLYPVNKEMRVYHEEQFGPVVPIISFKDINEPLEDMAESNYGQQVSLFGKDIKTLAPLIDALVNLVCRVNLNSSCQRGPDAFPFTGRKDSAVGTLSIPDALRSFSIRTFVASKDIAYNNEILQELLNSRESNFINTDYIL from the coding sequence ATGAGTTTAATACCAGAAGAATTTCAAATTAAAAATTTGATCAATCAAGATACTTATCTTGTAAATGGAGAATTAAAGCCATGGACGGGGCAGACAACCCCGGTTTTTTCGACCATTTCCTCAACCGAAAAATACACCCCAACTTTATTAGGATCGATTCCGTTCATGGAAGAGAAAGAAGCTGCTGAAGTAGTAGAAGCAGCCAATGCTGCTTATAATAAAGGTCAGGGTTTATGGCCAACAATGAAAGTGGTTGACCGTATCAAATGCATGGAGAATTTCGTAAAACAAATGAAGGAAACCCGCGAAGAGGTGGTGAAACTTTTGATGTGGGAAATTGGAAAAAATCTGGGTGATTCGCAAAAAGAGTTTGACAGAACGGTTGAATATATTCAGGATACGATTGACAGTTATAAGGAATTGAACGGACGCAGTTCGCATTTTGAAAAAGTGCAGGGCGTAAATGCGATGATTCGTCGAGGTCCTTTGGGCGTAGTTTTATGTCTTGGACCTTACAACTATCCTTTGAATGAAACTTTCTCATTGTTGATTCCTGCATTGATTATGGGGAATACGGTGATTTTTAAACCTGCAAAACATGGTGTTTTATGTATTTCGCCTTTGTTGGAAGCGTTCAGAAGCAGTTTCCCAAAAGGAGTAATCAATATTGTTTACGGTCGAGGTCGTGAAGTAGCTTCGCCTATTATGAAATCGGGAAAAATTGACGTTTTGGCGTTAATAGGAAACAGTAAATCAGCAATAGCATTGCAGGATCAGCATCCAAATAAAAACAGACTTCGTTTGATTTTAGGTTTGGAAGCGAAGAACCCCGCTATTATTTTGCCCGATGCCGATTTAGATTTAGCGATTCAGGAATGTATTACCGGAAGTTTATCGTTTAACGGACAACGTTGTACGGCACTAAAAGTACTGTATGTACACGAATCTATTGCAGAAGAATTCAATAAACGTTTTGCTGAAAAAGTAGACAGTCTGGCATTTGGAAATCCGTGGGAAAAAGGAGTTTCTTTAACACCGCTTCCGGAAACCGACAAACCAAAATACATTCAGGGCTTAATCGATGATGCCCTACATAAGGGAGCAAAGGTATTGAATGAAAAAGGAGGGAAACACAGTGAGAATTATATTTTTCCCGCAGTTTTGTATCCGGTAAACAAAGAAATGCGCGTGTATCACGAAGAACAGTTTGGACCGGTCGTTCCTATTATTTCTTTCAAAGATATTAACGAACCGCTTGAAGATATGGCTGAATCCAATTACGGACAACAGGTGAGTCTGTTTGGGAAAGACATTAAAACTTTGGCACCGCTTATTGATGCCTTAGTCAATTTAGTATGCAGAGTAAACCTCAACAGTTCTTGTCAGCGTGGTCCGGATGCCTTCCCGTTTACAGGGCGTAAAGATTCTGCTGTAGGAACTTTAAGTATTCCGGATGCCTTGCGTTCTTTTTCTATCCGTACGTTTGTGGCTTCAAAAGATATCGCTTATAACAATGAAATTTTGCAGGAATTGCTAAACAGCAGGGAATCAAACTTTATTAATACCGATTATATTTTGTAG